One Bosea sp. 124 genomic window, CATCAGCAGGGTCGGCGCGAGATGGCCGGTCGAACCCGGCCCCGAGGTGCCGATGTTGAGGGCCCCTGGCTTGGCGCGCATATAGGCCAGATAATCCGCGAGCGTGCGAATGCCGCTCTTGTTGCTGACAGCCAGCACCATCGGCACGTCGGCGACGACGCCGAGCGGTTCGAAATCCTTGCGCGGATCGAAACCCAGCTTCGGATAGAGCGCCACATTGGCGGCGAGATGCCCCATATTGCCGAAGCCGAGTGTGTAGCCGTCCGGCGCCGCCTTCGCAGCGCGGGCCATGCCGGTCGTCCCGCCGGCGCCGGCGATGTTCTCGATAATCAGGTTCTGGCCGAGGGTCACCGACATCGATTGCGCCACAAGGCGCGCGAGCACGTCGGTCGCTCCGCCCGGCGCGGCCGGGACGATGACCGCGATCGGCTTCGTCGGATAATCCTCCGCCCGCAGTTGCGGCGCGGCGACGAGGGCAAGGCAAAGCAGCAGGCTGCGGAACATCGTGATCCTCCCAGGGCGCGGCCGTGAGGATCAGGATGCGGACGAGGACGCTGCAGCCGGGCATCGACCCGGCGCGCCTGCCCACGCCGGCCCCCAGCGCATTCTTGCTATGGGTGGAGCCTGACGAAGGCTGCGACGATCGTCGATGCCCTGGAGCGGACTACCAGTTATGCTGGCGCGAGATAGCCCGGCTCAGAGCCTGACGCCGCTGTTGGCGAAGGCGACCTCGACCGGCTTCTGGAAGAAGTCGTTGAGCACCACATTGGCCCCGAAGGCCAGGATGGCGGCGACGGCGACGGCGACGACGAATGATTTCATGATCTTCCCCCGGATGAGCACGGCAGCGATAAGCCGCTCTTATCAGAAGAGATAGCGAGCCACCGAGATGGGTTCAAGCCGGCGGCAAGGCGGCGAAAAGCCGCTCGGCCTCCGCCAGATCGTCGGGCCTGTTGGCGTTGAAGAACGGATCGACCGGCGCAACCGGCCATTCGGCACTGGCGCAGCCATGGCGCGCGGTCCAGCGGTCGATCTTGCGCTCGTCTTCGATCGTCAGGGCGTGGCGCAGATCTTCGCGCAACGAGACGGGCCAGAGCCCGATGACGGGGTGCGTCCAACCGCCCGATGCGGCGCAGGCGAGCGGCTGGCCATGCGCCTCGCGCGCCGCATGCAGGCGGGCGACGAGGTCATGTGGGATGAAGGGCGTGTCGGCGGCGACGCTGACGAGCCATTCCAGTTCGGGCCGGCGCGCCGCCATCCAGTCGAGCCCGGCGAGGATGCCGGCCAGCGGTCCGGCGAAGTCCGGCACGTCATCGGCGACGACCGGCAGGCCGTAATCGGCGAAGCGCCCGGGGTCGCCATTGGCGTTGACCAGCAGCCCGTCCGATTGCGGGCCGAGACGCTCGATCACATGGGCGAGGATGCTGCGGCCCGCGATCAGGCGCAGGGGCTTGTCGCCGCCGCCCATGCGGCGGGCGAGACCGCCGGCGAGGAGAAGGCCGAGGGTTCGAACATCAGTCGTCACGCTCGCTCCCCTTCCGGCGGTTCCGGCCGCCCTCCTCCTCGACGCTGTCGGGATCCTGGTCGAAGACGATGTTCTCCTCGCCCGCCAACGCGACGAAACGCTTGCCGCGCGCCCGGCCGATCAGGGTGAGACCAGCCTTGCGCGCGAGTTCGACACCCCATTCGGTGAAGCCCGAGCGCGAGACCAGCACGGGGATGCCCATGCGAACTGTCTTGATGACCATTTCCGAGGTCAGGCGGCCAGTGGTGTAGAAGATCATCTTCGCCGGATCGACATCGTGCCGGAACATCCAGCCGGCGACCTTGTCGACGGCGTTGTGGCGGCCGACATCCTCCATATAGACCAAGGGCTTGTCGGCCTCGCAGAGCACGCAGCCATGGATCGCGCCGGCCTCGAGATAGAGCGAGGGCGTGGTGTTGATCTTCTTCGTCAGGGCGTAGAGCCAGCTCGTGCGCAGTTCGGCCCTGGGCAGCTCGATCTCGTCGATCGCCTCCATCAGGTCCCCAAAAGCCGTGCCCTGCGCGCAACCGGAGGTCAGCGTCTTCTTCTTGAGCTTCTCCTCGAAATTGGTGCGACCCGGCGTGCGCACCACGACGACCTCGAGCTCCTCGTCGTAATCCACGGCATCGACGACATCGCCGCGTTTCAGCATGTTCTGGTTCAGAAGATAGCCGAGCGCGAGAGAGTCGGGATGGTCGCCGATCGTCATCATCGTGACGATCTCCTGCGCATTGAGATAAAGCGTCAGCGCACGTTCGGTGACGACGCGGGTCTCGACCGTGGCACCCGTCTGGTCGATGCCGGAGACGGTCGCGCCGAGGCGCGGCGCCTGCGGATCGGGCCGAACCAGGTAGTCGTCGAGAAAGCTCATGTCCTGCGCCATCGAAGCTGCTCCGCGGCGGCGATCAGGCGGCGAGGCGGGCCAGGGAAAGCGCCCAGGCCTCGACCGGCCCGGCCTCGGCCGGAAGCTCGGTCCAGTCCTCGCCGGCGAATTCGCGCCAGGCCGGCAGCAGATCCTGCCGCACGGCGATCAGCAGTGGCACATCCGCCATCAGGGCGGCGGCGATTTCCTGGCGCAGGCCCTGGCCGAGCATCTCCTGACGGCCGAACTTGTTGACGATGACGAGATCGGTCTCGCCAGCCAGCGCGGCGGTGAGCGCTCCGCCGGCGGCGGCGAGCCCGGTCGCGTCGAGCCGGCATCCGGCAGAGGCGGCGCCGCGATTCTCGCTGATCGGAAAGCGAACGCCGCTGGAGAGGTCTTCCAGCGCCATCGACAGGCAGCCCTGCTCGCAGGCCCCGTCATTGTGCTGCACGACACCGCCGAGGCGCAGGCCGCGCTCCTTCAGGCGGAGCGCGAGACCAGCCATGAACCCGTCGATCTGGAAACCGGAGGAATAAGGGATAGCGGCCAGCAGCGTCATGACGACGTCATCCCATGAAAGCGCGTTTCGCGAAAGCACCTTGGCGGCGGGGGTGCTTTCGCCGCAGGCCCGATCCGGCTGCGCGCAAGATGCCAACGAAGTGTTGCGCCGCACCTACAGTCGCGCCCGCACGGGCCGGTTACGGTAAAACAGGTCCATCTCCGGCGCTTTTTCCGGCGGGAGACCGTCGTCCGGTTCGCAATTCATGTCGCATCGCCACCTTCAGACCCCGCTCGACCCCGCTACCGACGCGGCACGGCTGTTGCGCCGCATCGGCTTCGGTACGCTGGCGCTCGTCTTGCCGATCGCATCGCTGGTCTCGCGCCGCGCTGCCGTCGTGCTCGCGCCGATCGGGGTCGTCCTGCTGATCATCGCAGCGCTGATCGAGGAGCCCGCCACCTTCGTCTCGACGTTGAAGCGCGCCCTGCTGAGCCGGCCGGGCATGATCCTGGTCGGTCTCGTCGGCTGGGCGGTGCTCTCGCTGGTCTGGAGCCCCTACACCGCCTCGGCAACGGAAAAGGCAGGCAATCTCGTGCTTGCAGTCGTGCTCGGCATCTGCGGCATGGCGGCGCTGCCGGAGCGGATGCGGGCGTCGAACCTCAACCTCGCCGCGCTGGGCACCGGCATCGCCGGTGCCTTCGCGCTGGCGCTGGTCGTGATCGCGGCGCTGCGCCACGCGGACACGGATGCTGGCGTCGAGCGCGGCATCAGCGTCATCCTGATCATGGCCTGGCCGGCGCTCGCCTGGCTGCTCTCGCGCGAGCGGGGGCTGAGCGCGGTCGGGCTGGCACTCGTGGTCGGCCTGCTCGCGCTGACGCGGTTCGAGGATGGCGAGGCCGTCGCCATGATCTGCGGTGCCGTCGCTTTCGGCGCCGTAAGCGCGAATCGCGAGGCGGCGTCGACCATCATCGCCGCGATCATCGCGGTGCTGATTCTGATCGCGCCACTGCTGCCCTTCCTGCTGATGCCGATCGTCTCGACCTTTCCGCAGGGTGCCGGCGAATTCACGCAGACGCTGGCGGTCTGGGCCGATGTCGTCAGCCGCGAGCCGTTCAAGCTCATCACCGGGCACGGTCTCGACACCGTGCTGCGCGGCCGGATGATCGGCGCCCTGCCGCAGCCGGCGCCGACGACGCTGCTCTTCGAGGTCTGGTACGAACTCGGCATCGTCGGTGCGACGGCGGCCTCAGCCTGCCTCTATTTCGCGATCCGCGCCGCAGGCCGCATGCCGAGCGCGCTCGCCGCCGGCGGCGTCGCGGCCTTCAGCACGGCTTTCGCGCTGAGCGCGCTCGGCTTCGCGACCCTGCAGCCCTGGTGGCTGATGACGCTGGCGGCCGTCGTGCTGATGTTCGGCGCCATCGCGCGCGGGCAGTACCGCACCGACCGGCCGGTCGCGCCGCTTTCGCTCAAGCCGGCCGGGACCAGCCGTCCCAAGGCCGGCGGCACGGCCGGATAGCTCAGGCCGCGGCCTCGCGCCCTGCATTGACGGCGTGGCAGGCGACGCCGTCGATCACCGATGGATTCTCGACCCGGCAGCGGTCGAAGACCAGCGGGCAGCGCGGGTGGAAGGTGCAGCCCGAGGGCGGGCTGATCGGGTTCGGGATCTCGCCCTTCACGGCCTCGCGCGACTTTCCGACCATGGCGAGGTCGGGCACCGCATCGAGCAGCATCCGCGTATAGGGATGGCGCGGGTTCGCGAAGAGCTGCCGCCCCTCCGAAACCTCGACGAGGCGGCCGAGATACATCACCCCGATGCGCGTCGCCATGTGCCGGACGACGGCGAGATTATGCGAGATGAAGAGATAGGTCAGCCCGAGCCGCTCCTGCAGATCGCGCATCAGGTTGAGGATCTGGGCCTGGACCGAGACGTCGAGCGCCGAGGTCGGCTCGTCGCAGACGATGAATTCGGCATCGGAGGCGAGCGCGCGGGCGATCGCGATGCGCTGGCGCTGGCCGCCGGAGAATTCGTGCGGGAATTTCGAGCGATCGTCGGGATGCAGTCCAACCAGCGTCAGGAGTTCGCCGACGCGGTGGGCGATCTCGGCCTCCCCCTGGATCAGGTCGAAGGCGCGGATCGGCTCGGCGATGATGCGCCCGACGCGCCAGCGCGGATTGAGCGAGGCGTAAGGGTCCTGGAAGATCATCTGGATGCGCCGGCGCAGGCGCTGGCGCTCCTTTGCGGCGGCGGCCTCGTGCATCGAGACGCCGGCAATCGCGACCGTGCCCTCGGATGGCGGCAGCAGACCGACGACCATGCGCGCCACCGTCGACTTGCCGGAGCCGGATTCACCGACGAGCGCGAAGGTCTCGCCCTTGCGGATGTCGAAGGAAACGCCGTCGACCGCCTTGAGATACTGCCTCGGCGCATTCTCCAGAACTCGGTTGAGCCAGGGCTTCGAAACATCGAAGACGCGCCTGAGATGGCGGACCTCGACGAAGGCAGGCTCGGTGCCGGAGCGGTGGCTCATCTCCCGATCTCCGCCCTCACGCCGCCGAATGACGGTTCGTCGTAGAGATGACATGCGACCTTGCGATCGCCGACCACGACCAATTCCGGCTGCTCGACATGACAGCGGGCGAAGGCCTGTGCGCAACGCGGGTTGAAGGCGCAGCCCGGTGGAATCGCCGAGAGGCGCGGCATCGAGCCCGGGATCTGCACCAGCCGCTGCGCCTCGCCCTCGAGCGAGGGGATCGCGCCCATCAACCCCTTCGCATAGGGGTGGAGCGGCTGCTTCACCACTTCGCGCACCGGGCCGATCTCGGCGACGCGGCCGGCATACATCACCGCGACCCGGTCGGCCGTCTCGGCGATGACGCCCATGTCGTGGGTCACGAGCATCACCGAGGTGCCGCGCTCCCGGCAGAGCTTCTTGATCAGCGCGATGATCTGGGCCTGGACCGAGACATCGAGCGCCGTCGTCGGCTCGTCGGCGATGATGAATTCCGGCTCGGCGCAGAGCGCGAGCGCGATCACCACGCGCTGGCGCATGCCGCCGGAGAATTCGTGCGGATAGCCGTCGATGCGCCGTTCCGGCGCCGGGATGCCGACCTCGTCCAGCAGCGCGATGGCCCGGGCGCGGGCCTGCGCGGCGCTGAGATCGCTATGGACGTGGATCGTCTCGATCAACTGCTCACCGACGCGGTAGAGCGGGTTCAGGCTGGTCAACGGGTCCTGGAAGATCATGCCGATGCGCTTGCCGCGCAGCTTGCGCATCGCCTCGGGCGGCAGGTTGTCGACCCTCGCACCCGACAGCAGCACCTCGCCGCCGGCGATCCGGCCCGGCGGGTCGATCAGGCCGATGATGGCCGCGCCGGTGACCGATTTCCCGGCGCCCGATTCGCCGACGACACCGAGCACCTCGCCGCGCCCGACCTCGAAGGAAACGCGGTCGAGCGCGCGCAGCGTGCCGCGCCGCGTGACGAACTCGACGGTGAGATCGCGCACGGAGAGCACCGGTCCGGCTTCCTCGGCAGACATCGCACTCATCTCAGCTTCGGGTTGAGCGCATCGCGCAGCCAGTCGCCGAACAGGTTGATCGACAAGGCGAGCAGCACCAGCACGAGCGAGGGAAAGAGCAGGATCCACCATTCGCCCGAGAAGAGATATTGCTGGCCGAAGCGGATCAGCGTGCCAAGCGAGGGCTGGGTCGGCGGCATACCGACACCGAGAAAGGACAGCGTCGCCTCCTCGATCACGGCCAGCGCCAGATTGATCGTGGCGATGACCAGCACCGGCCCGGCGACATTGGGCAGGACGTGCTTGAGCATCACCGGCCAGGCCTTGAGCCCGATCAGGCGGGCTGCATCGACATAGACCTTGTTCTTCTCGACCAGGGTCGAGCCGCGCACGGTGCGGGCATATTGGGCCCAGTTCGACAGGCCGATGGCGATGACGAGCACCAGCAGCGTCATGCGCTCCTGCAGGGCCGGCGGGATCAGCCCGCGTGCCACGCCGAAGACCAGAAGCGCCACGAGAATGGCCGGAAAGGACAGCTGCACGTCGGCGATGCGCATGATCAGGGCCTCGGTGCGGCCGCCGACATAGCCGGCGACCAGCCCCAGTCCCACGCCGATCACCAGCGAGAACAGGACCGAGGCTGCGCCGACCAGAAGCGAGACGCGCGAGCCGTAGAGAATGGCCGAGAAAATGTCGCGCCCTTGCGAATCCGAGCCCAGCCAGAAGACCTTGCCGGTGATCTCATTGGGCTCCATCGGTCGCGAGAAGCCGTCGGAGAGATCGAGCGAGGCGGGATCGAAGGGGTCGTAGGGCGCGATCAGCGGAGCCGCGACCGCCGCCATGACCAACAGCAGCGCCAGCACGGTCGCGATCACGGTGACCGGCGACGAGCGGAAGGAGAAAGCGAGATCGGAATCCCAGAGTCGCGCAAAGCGGCCGGGCGGCTTTGCCGGAGTCGGAGCGTGAAGCGTCGTCACTACGCGCCCCCCGTCATTCCGGGGCTTCGCGAAGCGAAGAACCCGGAGCCCATGGCTGGGTGAACCGCTTCGCCATGGGCCATCATCAAGCACGGTTGATCGGACATTCGTCGCCCGGTCGTGCGTTCCGGGTTCGACCCTGCGGGTCGCACCGGAATGACAGCATGGTCGATCCCGCTCATGACTCCCTCACTTCGCCATGGCCGGATTGCCGGCCCGCAGCCGTGGATCGAGCGCGACATAGACAAGATCGACGACGAGCGAGGTGAGGACGAAGACGAAGGCGACGAAGAGCAGATAGGCCGACATC contains:
- a CDS encoding tripartite tricarboxylate transporter substrate binding protein, producing the protein MFRSLLLCLALVAAPQLRAEDYPTKPIAVIVPAAPGGATDVLARLVAQSMSVTLGQNLIIENIAGAGGTTGMARAAKAAPDGYTLGFGNMGHLAANVALYPKLGFDPRKDFEPLGVVADVPMVLAVSNKSGIRTLADYLAYMRAKPGALNIGTSGPGSTGHLAPTLLMKLADAKATLVTYRGAAPAITDLMSGTIDSVFDQTVTMIPLHEAKSAYAVAISSQSRIVQLPDVPTFAEAGLPAFDMVVWQGFVVPTGTPKPVLDKLGAALARALEDPEVLKRFAILAATAPAPSDRGAEPMRRRIASDVARWIDVLGVPAAN
- the mobA gene encoding molybdenum cofactor guanylyltransferase MobA: MTTDVRTLGLLLAGGLARRMGGGDKPLRLIAGRSILAHVIERLGPQSDGLLVNANGDPGRFADYGLPVVADDVPDFAGPLAGILAGLDWMAARRPELEWLVSVAADTPFIPHDLVARLHAAREAHGQPLACAASGGWTHPVIGLWPVSLREDLRHALTIEDERKIDRWTARHGCASAEWPVAPVDPFFNANRPDDLAEAERLFAALPPA
- a CDS encoding formate dehydrogenase accessory sulfurtransferase FdhD: MAQDMSFLDDYLVRPDPQAPRLGATVSGIDQTGATVETRVVTERALTLYLNAQEIVTMMTIGDHPDSLALGYLLNQNMLKRGDVVDAVDYDEELEVVVVRTPGRTNFEEKLKKKTLTSGCAQGTAFGDLMEAIDEIELPRAELRTSWLYALTKKINTTPSLYLEAGAIHGCVLCEADKPLVYMEDVGRHNAVDKVAGWMFRHDVDPAKMIFYTTGRLTSEMVIKTVRMGIPVLVSRSGFTEWGVELARKAGLTLIGRARGKRFVALAGEENIVFDQDPDSVEEEGGRNRRKGSERDD
- a CDS encoding DUF2478 domain-containing protein, which gives rise to MTLLAAIPYSSGFQIDGFMAGLALRLKERGLRLGGVVQHNDGACEQGCLSMALEDLSSGVRFPISENRGAASAGCRLDATGLAAAGGALTAALAGETDLVIVNKFGRQEMLGQGLRQEIAAALMADVPLLIAVRQDLLPAWREFAGEDWTELPAEAGPVEAWALSLARLAA
- a CDS encoding peptide ABC transporter permease; this encodes MSHRHLQTPLDPATDAARLLRRIGFGTLALVLPIASLVSRRAAVVLAPIGVVLLIIAALIEEPATFVSTLKRALLSRPGMILVGLVGWAVLSLVWSPYTASATEKAGNLVLAVVLGICGMAALPERMRASNLNLAALGTGIAGAFALALVVIAALRHADTDAGVERGISVILIMAWPALAWLLSRERGLSAVGLALVVGLLALTRFEDGEAVAMICGAVAFGAVSANREAASTIIAAIIAVLILIAPLLPFLLMPIVSTFPQGAGEFTQTLAVWADVVSREPFKLITGHGLDTVLRGRMIGALPQPAPTTLLFEVWYELGIVGATAASACLYFAIRAAGRMPSALAAGGVAAFSTAFALSALGFATLQPWWLMTLAAVVLMFGAIARGQYRTDRPVAPLSLKPAGTSRPKAGGTAG
- a CDS encoding oligopeptide/dipeptide ABC transporter ATP-binding protein; amino-acid sequence: MSHRSGTEPAFVEVRHLRRVFDVSKPWLNRVLENAPRQYLKAVDGVSFDIRKGETFALVGESGSGKSTVARMVVGLLPPSEGTVAIAGVSMHEAAAAKERQRLRRRIQMIFQDPYASLNPRWRVGRIIAEPIRAFDLIQGEAEIAHRVGELLTLVGLHPDDRSKFPHEFSGGQRQRIAIARALASDAEFIVCDEPTSALDVSVQAQILNLMRDLQERLGLTYLFISHNLAVVRHMATRIGVMYLGRLVEVSEGRQLFANPRHPYTRMLLDAVPDLAMVGKSREAVKGEIPNPISPPSGCTFHPRCPLVFDRCRVENPSVIDGVACHAVNAGREAAA
- a CDS encoding ABC transporter ATP-binding protein produces the protein MSAEEAGPVLSVRDLTVEFVTRRGTLRALDRVSFEVGRGEVLGVVGESGAGKSVTGAAIIGLIDPPGRIAGGEVLLSGARVDNLPPEAMRKLRGKRIGMIFQDPLTSLNPLYRVGEQLIETIHVHSDLSAAQARARAIALLDEVGIPAPERRIDGYPHEFSGGMRQRVVIALALCAEPEFIIADEPTTALDVSVQAQIIALIKKLCRERGTSVMLVTHDMGVIAETADRVAVMYAGRVAEIGPVREVVKQPLHPYAKGLMGAIPSLEGEAQRLVQIPGSMPRLSAIPPGCAFNPRCAQAFARCHVEQPELVVVGDRKVACHLYDEPSFGGVRAEIGR
- a CDS encoding ABC transporter permease — protein: MTTLHAPTPAKPPGRFARLWDSDLAFSFRSSPVTVIATVLALLLVMAAVAAPLIAPYDPFDPASLDLSDGFSRPMEPNEITGKVFWLGSDSQGRDIFSAILYGSRVSLLVGAASVLFSLVIGVGLGLVAGYVGGRTEALIMRIADVQLSFPAILVALLVFGVARGLIPPALQERMTLLVLVIAIGLSNWAQYARTVRGSTLVEKNKVYVDAARLIGLKAWPVMLKHVLPNVAGPVLVIATINLALAVIEEATLSFLGVGMPPTQPSLGTLIRFGQQYLFSGEWWILLFPSLVLVLLALSINLFGDWLRDALNPKLR